One genomic segment of Helianthus annuus cultivar XRQ/B chromosome 14, HanXRQr2.0-SUNRISE, whole genome shotgun sequence includes these proteins:
- the LOC110906799 gene encoding uncharacterized protein LOC110906799 produces the protein MPPKTKLPPNFDRYDGTRDPEDHLHAFRGAGKLGRWSMPVWCHMFVQTLTEGARLWFDSLPPEGIDSYEKLSEKFLRNFGQQRKVVKNPNEILHIRQRDSERIDQYMERFIKESMNINDVPEVMKISSFINGLKHA, from the coding sequence ATGCCCCCCAAAACAAAGTTACCCCCAAATTTTGACCGCTATGACGGGACAAGAGACCCTGAAGATCATCTTCATGCCTTCAGGGGAGCAGGGAAACTTGGGCGATGGTCTATGCCTGTATGGTGTCACATGTTTGTACAAACTCTGACGGAGGGAGCCCGGCTTTGGTTTGACAGCCTCCCTCCGGAGGGAATCGATAGTTATGAAAAGTTAAGCGAGAAGTTCCTCAGGAACTTTGGCCAGCAAAGAAAAGTGGTCAAGAATCCAAATGAGATCCTCCACATAAGGCAGAGGGACAGTGAGCGTATAGATCAGTATATGGAGAGGTTCATCAAGGAGAGCATGAACATCAATGATGTTCCGGAGGTCATGAAGATCAGCAGTTTCATAAATGGGCTAAAGCATGCATAG
- the LOC110906797 gene encoding uncharacterized protein LOC110906797, which yields MDPFNNPENPNTSNNPNTPNNPTQPNVFSVPGYYPTLEPNQFSQYSSNAFASFQQSPNQFTQISQNQALQQMMMRGAWNFPPVQRQPIPTPPVQRQPIPTPPVQPQPISTQSEPEDDVEIVPETQPPKGKGKRNKGKQVVGDQTSKPKAIKWTPIEEEALAKAFIGTSDNPVKGNNQPGDGFWSKVLAKFLAMMDQGPYRDIDSVSSKWRKLNSAINRFCEEYNKLYTSDCRSGWNDEDVFKMALEKYKQHNHGSNFPHVRAWMVVKDDPKWAPIPNEVAMAKRQKTSETGSLSAGGSDARCHINLNDDADYDEDEYNVREPERPPGRDKTKKERAKGKEKEKVDPNMLEFMEHLKVYNDISAQKTKTKERAVEEKSRASDEKLKEKVRLSNEKIRISDEKIRLKEWEIMMMNVEDEPETKRSMLKKLQHDIMKKHQII from the exons ATGGATCCGTTCAACAACCCGGAGAACCCGAACACTTCGAACAACCCGAATACTCCCAACAATCCGACCCAACCAAATGTTTTTTCGGTTCCGGGATATTATCCAACGctagaaccgaaccaattctcCCAATATTCATCGAACGCGTTTGCTTCATTCCAACAATCGCCAAACCAATTCACTCAAATCTCCCAAAATCAAGCTCTTCAACAAATGATGATGCGGGGTGCTTGGAACTTCCCACCTGTTCAACGTCAACCGATCCCCACACCCCCCGTTCAACGTCAACCGATCCCCACACCCCCCGTTCAACCTCAACCGATCTCGACCCAATCCGAACCCGAAGACGATGTGGAGATTGTGCCTGAAACCCAACCGCCTAAAGGGAAAGGAAAACGAAACAAAGGCAAACAAGTAGTGGGTGATCAAACGTCGAAACCGAAGGCGATTAAGTGGACCCCAATCGAAGAAGAAGCCTTAGCCAAGGCTTTCATTGGCACTTCCGACAACCCGGTAAAAG gtAATAACCAACCGGGTGACGGGTTTTGGTCCAAGGTATTGGCCAAGTTTCTCGCCATGATGGACCAAGGCCCGTATAGAGATATCGACTCGGTTTCCTCGAAGTGGCGAAAATTGAACTCGGCCATTAATCGGTTTTGCGAGGAGTATAACAAATTATATACAAGTGACTGTCGTAGCGGGTGGAACGACGAGGATGTATTCAAAATGGCATTGGAAAAGTATAAGCAACATAATCATGGTTCCAACTTTCCTCACGTTCGCGCGTGGATGGTTGTAAAAGACGACCCAAAATGGGCGCCCATTCCTAACGAGGTGGCGATggcgaaacgccaaaaaacatcggaaacgggtagtttaagcgccggtggatcggacgcgaggtgtcacattaACTTAAATGATGACGCCGACTATGACGAAGACGAGTATAACGTACGTGAACCCGAGCGTCCACCGGGCCGAGACAAAACAAAGAAGGAGCGGGCCaagggaaaagaaaaggaaaaggtggaCCCGAACATGCTTGAGTTTATGGAACACCTAAAAGTGTACAACGACATCTCGGCTCAAAAGACGAAGACGAAGGAGCGGGCCGTCGAAGAAAAAAGTCGTGCATCGGACGAAAAGTTAAAAGAGAAGGTCCGATTGTCGAATGAGAAAATCCGAATCTCCGATGAAAAAATTCGGCTTAAGGAATGGGAAATAATGATGATGAATGTCGAGGACGAACCCGAGAcgaaacgttcgatgttgaaaaaaTTACAACACGACATCATGAAAAAACACCAAATTATTTAA
- the LOC110906798 gene encoding uncharacterized protein LOC110906798, giving the protein MDRVRAFVRGKDTVSKAKETDVTPRRITPATKPPDKGTPYSRKPAFDRMLHNRARPTYSPYRPQGRGPPPYSDHFTPLTKTPSEILATERVKNSFPRPPPIKPGPKAQPNEYCDFHKGFGHKTDDCMYLKREIEAAVKTGRLAHLVKEIKEGGGDRKGRDVREPGRAEVDMIRRRNEFDTTRSVKARILGSPDCMKAPILMPHLEENEVQRLPLNISAIIAGHKVSRIHVDGGSGVEVIYEHCFLRFDRDVRDRLEEDSISLVGFNNSVSHPLGKIRLPFTVGVGDRVRTINLTFTVVRAPSKYNAILGRPGIGDLQA; this is encoded by the coding sequence ATGGACAGGGTCAGAGCCTTTGTCAGAGGAAAAGACACGGTCAGCAAAGCCAAGGAGACGGACGTCACACCTCGAAGGATCACGCCAGCTACAAAGCCTCCTGACAAAGGTACACCTTACTCCAGAAAACCCGCTTTTGACAGAATGTTGCACAACAGAGCAAGGCCCACATATTCCCCGTATAGACCTCAAGGGAGAGGCCCCCCACCTTACTCTGACCATTTCACCCCTCTCACCAAGACCCCAAGTGAGATACTGGCTACTGAGAGGGTAAAGAACTCCTTCCCAAGGCCACCACCCATAAAGCCTGGGCCAAAGGCACAACCTAATGAGTATTGTGACTTCCACAAAGGTTTTGGGCATAAAACCGATGACTGTATGTATTTAAAGAGAGAAATAGAGGCTGCAGTGAAGACGGGAAGGCTGGCCCACTTGGTTAAGGAAATTAAGGAGGGGGGAGGGGACCGCAAGGGAAGAGATGTAAGGGAGCCTGGGAGGGCAGAAGTTGATATGATTAGAAGAAGGAATGAATTCGATACCACCCGGAGTGTAAAAGCCAGGATCCTGGGCTCCCCAGACTGCATGAAAGCTCCCATCCTCATGCCACACTTGGAGGAAAATGAAGTGCAACGACTTCCCCTCAACATCTCAGCCATAATAGCTGGCCACAAAGTGTCTCGAATACACGTAGACGGAGGGTCCGGTGTCGAAGTAATATACGAGCATTGTTTTCTCAGATTTGACAGAGATGTAAGAGATCGACTCGAAGAAGATTCCATCTCCTTAGTGGGATTCAACAACAGTGTATCACACCCCCTGGGAAAAATCAGGCTTCCATTCACAGTTGGGGTAGGGGATCGAGTTCGAACGATAAACCTGACCTTCACAGTGGTCAGGGCACCCTCAAAGTATAATGCAATCTTAGGGAGACCCGGAATCGGGGACCTACAAGCATAG